Part of the Phalacrocorax carbo chromosome 9, bPhaCar2.1, whole genome shotgun sequence genome is shown below.
CCTGCTGGGCACTCCTTCCACCTCGAGCTGGGCACCGAAGGGGACATGCTGCTCAGGAACTCCTGCCTGCGTGTGGAACTGGAGTGCATGTGcaccagggagcagcagctgggggacatgctctgcttcctccatcACCCTGAGGATGACCTGATGAGCAGTCAGGAAGCCAGCCTCCTGCAGACCCTCTGCACCGGCTCGTACCTCGACGTGCAGAAAACCGCCGtctggctgcaggggctggcgAAAGCAGCCTCCATTCTTGCGCCTCCAGCCACCAAGTGCAAGCTAAAAGTGCTGCCCTCCACGCGcttctgcaagctgcagctgagagATGTCTTCAAGAGGCCCCTCTTTGTGGAGCTGATCCTGGCGGTGCAGCAAGGCAACTCGGACACATTTGTGAGCATGGAGTAGGCAGAGGTCAGCGCTAGCAGTAGTGCGAGGTGGccgaggagagagagagagagtgccAAAGAGAGAGTGCGAGGTGGCCAAATATCCGCTCGCTGCAAGGAGGCTTGTAACGCGGCGGGGAGGTTGGGCTGGGCTGGACGAGGGCCGGAGCCAGACCGCGgtcccccggggagggggctctgACCCTGTGGCGAGGCTCTGGCACTCGCGGGAGAGCTGTGGGTACGGCACGGTGCTGCCAGCTTCGGGGCAGGGCGCatgccttgctgcctcccagctgcctcgctccctctcctgcctgcccccatgtccctgtggctcctgctccccctgcccagccccactcagctcccttctctcccctctcctgcaggccaTGGCTCTGGTGACATGGTTCACCTTGATTGTGATGGGCATCATGCACGTGCCACTGCAGGTCGGGCATGGTCCGGACGTGGCCAGGTGCCAGCGCGAGCAAGAGcgtctggagctgctgctccaggacaTGGCTCGGCTGCTTGAAGAGATGCAGCTGAAACCCCAGGAGTCGAGCTGGGTGACCAGGGGAGCCCTGCTCCTTGCTTccttgcagcagtggcagttcTGGGCCTTTGCTGGaggcctgctcctgctcttttgGCTCTGCTGGCGGCCCTGGAAGAGGAGCCGTGagccaggaagcagcagcaagcatggCAGCTCCACAAgccttgaggaggaggaggaggaggaagaagagggggacGACCCATTGCACATGGACAGGTTTCTGCATGAGTGTACATCGTGGCCACTGCGGAAGAGGCAACGAGCGCTCATGATGGTGGAAGAGCTAGTGAACAACCTTCTCCGGGTCTGCCGAATCCTGTCCGGCAATGGCTTCACGCCACGACTGCAGCCAGCTGTCGGGGTGGGTGGCTTCCTGAAAGGCTGGAATGGTCGTGAAGAAGACCTTGTCTATCGCCTGCTTGTGCCCCTGAAGCCACCCGCTGGGCACTCCTTCCACCTCGAGCTGGGCACCGAAGGGGACATGCCGCTCAGGAACTCCTGCCTGCGTGTGGAACTGGAGTGCATGTGCACCAGGGAGCGGCAGCTGGGGGAcatgctctgcttcctccatcACCCTGAGGATGAGCTGATGAGCAGTCAGGAAGCCAGCCTCCTGCAGACCCTCTGCACCGGCTCGTACCTCGACGTGCAGAAAACCGCCttctggctgcaggggctggcgAAAGCAGCCTCCATTCTTGCGCCTCCAGCCACCAAGTGCAAGCTAAAAGTGCTGCCCTCCACGCGcttctgcaagctgcagctgagagATGTCTTCAAGAGATCCCTCTTTGTGGAGCTGATCCTGGCGGTGCAGCAAGGCAACTCGGACACATTTGTGAGCATGGAGTAGGCAGAGGTCAGCGCTAGCAGTAGTGCGAGGTGGccgaggagagagagagagagtgccAAAGAGAGAGTGCGAGGTGGCCAAATATCCGCTCGCTGCAAGGAGGCTTGTAACGCGGCGGGGAGGTTGGGCTGGGCTGGACGAGGGCCGGAACCAGACCGCGgtcccccggggagggggctctgACCCTGTGGCGAGGCTCTGGCACTCGCGGGAGAGCTGTGGGTACGGCACGGTGCTGCCAGCTTCGGGGCAGGGCGCatgccttgctgcctcccagctgcctcgctccctctcctgcctgcccccatGACCCTGtggctcctgctccccctgcccagccccactcagctcccttctctcccctctcctgcaggccaTGGCTCTGGTGACATGGTTCACCTTGATTGTGATGGGCATCATGCACGTGCCACTGCAGGTCGGGCATGGTCCGGACGTGGCCAGGTGCCAGCGCAAGTAAGAGCatctggagctgctgctccaggacaTGGCTCGGCTGCTTGAAGAGATGCAGCTGAAACCCCAGGAGTCGAGCTGGGTGACCAGGGGAGCCCTGCTCCTTGCTTccttgcagcagtggcagttcTGGGCCTTTGCTGGaggcctgctcctgctcttttgGCTCTGCTGGCGGCCCTGGAAGAGGAGCCGTGagccaggaagcagcagcaagcatggCAGCTCCACAAgccttgaggaggaggaggaggaggaggaagaagagggggacGACCCATTGCACATGCACAGGTTTCTGCATGAGTGCACATCGTGGCCACTGCGGAAGAGGCAACGAGTGCTCATGATGGTGGAAGAGCTGGTGAACAACCTTCTCCGGGTCTGCCGAATCCTGTCCGGCAATGGCTTCACGCCACAGCTGCAGCCGGCTGTCGGGGTGGGTGGCTTCCTGAAAGGCTGGAATGGTCGTGAAGACCTTCTCTGTCACCTGCTTGTGCCCCTGAAGCCACCCGCTGGGCGCTCCTTCCACCTCGAGCTGGGCACCGAAGGGGACATGCCGCTCAGGAACTCCTGCCTGCATGTGGAACTGGAGTGCATGTGCACCAGGGAGCGGCAGCTGGGGGAcatgctctgcttcctccatcACCCTGAGGATGAGCTGATGAGCAGTCAGGAAGCCAGCCTCCTGCAGACCCTCTGCACCGGCTCGTACCTCAACGTGCAGAAAACCGCCGtctggctgcaggggctgatGAAAGCTGCTGCATTGCTGCACCTTATGCGTCCATGTGCAAGCTAAAAGCTATTTCCTTCCACATGCTTTTGCAGGCTCAGGCTTAGTGACATCTTCATGAGACCCCTCTTTGTGGAGCTGATCCTGGCGGTGCAGCAAGGCAACTCGGACACATTTGTGAGCATGGAGTAGGCAGAGGTCAGAGTTAGGACCAATGCGAGGTGGCTGATAGAGAGGGAGAGACCGTGAAAGACTGAGCGCGATGTGACCAACGAGCCTCGAGCCTGCTTTTGGAGTCATAATGTAAAGGGAAAAATCAACAGTGACAATGTCATCCTCAGGACAGTCTGCTCAGCATTGCAGGCTGTGATGGCTGGAGTGCCTGAAACATGACTTTCACCCTGCTTTTCTGTGGCACCTTAATGTCGTACTTGCCAATGTCACAGGGGCCCACTTAGCTCGCTTCGTACCTGTTGTACAGGGGTGCTCCCTAGCGGTTTGTTGGTGAGGGGGTTGGCCGCGGCTGCTCCTGGCCGCGCCCCGGCCTCCTCAGCCGCTGTTGCGCGGGCTGCGGGctcctggggggggtccctccGCTTCCTTCAGGTTACCCCGGTTCAAGAAACCTCCTTGTACACCGCGATCCTCCGCTGCGCTGCGGATCCCACCGGCACGGCAGCTGCTCGCCTCAGCGACTGAGGGCTTGTGTCGGTTACACCACCGTTAAATCTCCCGCCGTTGTTCCTGGCCCCGCCCCGGTCTCCTCAGCCGCTGCTGCGCGGGCTGCGGGCTCCTGGCGGGTCCCTCCGCTCCCTTCAGGTTCCTACTGTTCAGGCAACGCCTTTGTACACCGCGATCCTCCGCTGCGCTGCGGATCCCGCCGTCACCGCCGTTGCTGGCATCCAGGAAGAGACCACCGTGTATTTCCGACAGTGGGATTTCTCATCAAGCAAGTACAAGTGAAGATCAGCAGGTGTCGCTGCTGGGGAAACGAGCGGAGGGAGACGGAGTAAGAACCTAATTCTTTTTTAGGGGAGCTTGACAAAACAGATAATGAAACAGATGGTGTGACGTGATCACGTTCCAGAAGATCAAATGCCATAAACCAGGAGAGTAGAGCCAGGATTAGGTGCCCAGCACAATTTCCCCATGTGAGCTGGAGGCCATCACCTCCAGGACTTACATGcagtaagaaattaattattcacATCATGCCCTCCCTGAGGGGACTGCAGAGGAGACAGTGTCACTATTAAACCACTAATCCTGTCCCAGCTTCTCCTTG
Proteins encoded:
- the LOC135314912 gene encoding inositol 1,4,5-trisphosphate receptor-interacting protein-like 1, with amino-acid sequence MALVTWFTLIVMGIMHVPLQVGHGPDVARCQREQERLELLLQDMARLLEEMQLKPQESSWVTRGALLLASLQQWQFWAFAGGLLLLFWLCWRPWKRSREPGSSSKHGSSTSLEEEEEEEEEGDDPLHMDRFLHECTSWPLRKRQRALMMVEELVNNLLRVCRILSGNGFTPRLQPAVGVGGFLKGWNGREEDLVYRLLVPLKPPAGHSFHLELGTEGDMPLRNSCLRVELECMCTRERQLGDMLCFLHHPEDELMSSQEASLLQTLCTGSYLDVQKTAFWLQGLAKAASILAPPATKCKLKVLPSTRFCKLQLRDVFKRSLFVELILAVQQGNSDTFVSME